Proteins from a genomic interval of Streptomyces sp. NBC_01445:
- a CDS encoding MFS transporter, with translation METTVVSMDSPHPPGGASPRRRAAASMAGAVIDWYDFFLYGIAAATIFGPQYFPSHDEFVGLLASMASFAVGFVFRPLGGAIFGHFGDRIGRRQMLFLTVLIMGLASAAIGALPTYAAMGIAAPICLVLLRAIQGVAVGGEWGGAALMAVESAPPGKKNFLASGVQVGSFIGLLLGTAVFSLMQALTTQAQFESWGWRIPFLISLVFAVAGLLIRTGVAESTEFAEAKEKREQTRAPLWVALKTSPLRILAVIGMRLVDQGCFYIAFTFSLVYVENYTDHPTSTVLAASMIALALASFLTPVYGKLADRVGVRWFYVAGPLCAAAAAVPFFLSLRSGSLVLMTLAFFALINLGHNISTAVQQTWFTGMFDISVRYSGAGFGYALAGAVGGFIPLVATALAGHDGDWLGVALLLAGLALAALVTGLFAYRWTSAAATDQRHEPV, from the coding sequence ATGGAGACCACAGTTGTCTCCATGGACAGCCCGCACCCCCCTGGTGGCGCCTCACCGCGACGCCGGGCGGCGGCCAGCATGGCCGGTGCCGTGATCGACTGGTACGACTTCTTCCTCTACGGCATCGCCGCCGCGACGATCTTCGGGCCGCAGTACTTCCCCTCGCACGACGAGTTCGTCGGGCTTCTCGCCTCCATGGCCTCGTTCGCCGTCGGATTCGTCTTCAGGCCGCTGGGCGGCGCCATCTTCGGCCACTTCGGTGACCGCATCGGGCGCAGGCAGATGCTGTTCCTCACCGTGCTCATCATGGGTCTGGCCAGCGCCGCGATCGGCGCACTTCCCACCTACGCGGCGATGGGCATCGCAGCCCCCATCTGCCTGGTGCTGCTGCGTGCGATCCAGGGCGTGGCGGTCGGCGGAGAGTGGGGCGGCGCCGCCCTGATGGCCGTGGAAAGCGCCCCGCCGGGGAAGAAGAACTTCCTCGCCAGCGGCGTCCAGGTCGGCTCCTTCATCGGCCTGCTGCTCGGCACCGCCGTCTTCTCCCTGATGCAGGCGCTCACCACACAGGCCCAGTTCGAGTCCTGGGGCTGGCGCATCCCCTTCCTGATCAGCCTCGTCTTCGCCGTCGCCGGCCTCCTCATCCGCACGGGCGTGGCGGAGTCCACCGAGTTCGCCGAGGCCAAGGAGAAGCGGGAGCAGACCAGGGCACCGCTCTGGGTGGCGCTGAAGACCTCGCCCCTGCGGATCCTCGCGGTGATCGGCATGCGCCTCGTCGATCAGGGCTGCTTCTACATCGCCTTCACCTTCTCCCTCGTCTACGTGGAGAACTACACCGACCACCCGACGAGCACGGTGCTGGCCGCGTCGATGATCGCGCTGGCCCTCGCCTCGTTCCTCACCCCCGTCTACGGCAAGCTCGCCGACCGCGTGGGAGTCCGCTGGTTCTACGTCGCCGGCCCCCTCTGCGCCGCCGCGGCCGCGGTCCCGTTCTTCCTGTCCCTGCGCTCGGGCTCCCTGGTGCTGATGACACTGGCCTTCTTCGCCCTGATCAACCTCGGCCACAACATCTCCACCGCGGTGCAACAGACCTGGTTCACCGGCATGTTCGACATCTCCGTGCGCTACAGCGGCGCCGGATTCGGCTACGCCCTGGCCGGCGCGGTCGGCGGCTTCATCCCGCTGGTCGCCACCGCTCTCGCCGGACACGACGGCGACTGGCTCGGCGTGGCCCTGCTCCTGGCAGGACTCGCCCTCGCCGCCCTGGTCACCGGCCTGTTCGCCTACCGATGGACGTCCGCGGCCGCCACGGACCAACGGCACGAGCCCGTATGA
- a CDS encoding MBL fold metallo-hydrolase: MTFYEDDRVRVSATLVQHAPVFPALAYRFDTDDGSVAFSGDTGPSANLVELASGADVLVHEVIARAYVEQQYPPPRSESEEGLVAHLLASHTADDEVGTVAEQAGVATLVLSHLVPADWPESRWKREVQGFSGRLIVGHDLDQFGIGPRASGR; encoded by the coding sequence GTGACCTTCTATGAGGACGACAGGGTCCGGGTTTCCGCGACGCTGGTGCAGCACGCGCCGGTCTTTCCCGCCCTGGCCTACCGGTTCGACACCGACGATGGTTCGGTGGCCTTCTCCGGAGACACCGGCCCTTCGGCCAACCTCGTCGAACTCGCCTCGGGCGCAGATGTCTTGGTGCATGAGGTCATTGCCCGCGCGTACGTGGAGCAGCAGTACCCGCCGCCGCGCAGCGAGTCCGAGGAGGGGCTCGTCGCCCACCTGCTGGCTTCCCATACCGCGGACGATGAGGTCGGTACGGTCGCAGAGCAGGCAGGCGTGGCCACTCTGGTGCTCTCGCACCTCGTCCCTGCTGACTGGCCTGAAAGCCGGTGGAAGCGAGAGGTGCAGGGATTCTCCGGGCGCCTGATCGTCGGCCATGACCTCGACCAGTTCGGGATCGGACCGAGGGCGTCGGGCCGCTGA
- a CDS encoding SDR family NAD(P)-dependent oxidoreductase has translation MTELVDTSAPTTDYWPGRYRDQVVLVTGAAGGLAAPTCRRLAREGATVICTDVAGDGDGSSPETCLSLDVTDPEAWCRVVADIMRTHGRLDGALLAHGVQGPETPIDETPRDGWQHTLAINLDGCLHGLSAALPAMRARGYGRVTILSSIAGREGNPHQAAYSASKAAVISLVKTAAKEYARDGITVNAVAPSMMRTRMLEDLSEERNAALLARVPMGRVGTPEEFAALAAWLLSPEASYTTGQTLDLSGGRNTA, from the coding sequence ATGACCGAGCTCGTCGACACCTCGGCCCCCACAACCGACTACTGGCCTGGCCGCTACCGCGACCAGGTCGTCCTGGTCACCGGCGCGGCGGGCGGACTCGCCGCACCCACCTGCCGGCGCCTCGCCCGTGAAGGTGCCACCGTGATCTGCACGGACGTGGCGGGCGACGGGGACGGCTCCTCTCCCGAGACATGCCTGTCCCTTGATGTCACCGACCCGGAAGCCTGGTGCCGGGTCGTCGCCGACATCATGCGCACACACGGGCGGCTCGACGGCGCGCTCCTGGCCCACGGAGTGCAAGGCCCCGAGACACCGATCGACGAGACACCCAGGGACGGCTGGCAGCACACCCTCGCCATCAACCTCGACGGCTGTCTGCACGGCCTCAGCGCCGCCCTGCCGGCGATGCGCGCACGCGGCTACGGACGTGTCACCATCCTGTCCTCCATAGCCGGCCGCGAAGGCAACCCGCACCAGGCCGCCTACTCCGCGTCGAAGGCCGCTGTCATCTCCCTGGTGAAGACCGCGGCAAAGGAGTACGCACGCGACGGCATCACCGTCAACGCCGTCGCCCCCTCGATGATGCGGACCCGCATGCTCGAGGACCTCAGCGAGGAACGCAATGCCGCGCTGCTCGCCCGGGTACCGATGGGCAGGGTCGGCACACCGGAGGAATTCGCCGCGCTCGCGGCCTGGCTGCTCTCGCCCGAGGCCAGCTACACCACAGGACAGACCCTCGACCTGAGCGGCGGGCGCAACACCGCCTGA
- a CDS encoding FAD-dependent oxidoreductase, with product MSAQATTTTNPEQAKTREMDCDLLVIGSGAGGLSAAVTAAWHGLKVVVVEKDPVCGGATAWSGGWMWTPRHPLAQAEGPVEDIDQPRTYLKNVLGKDFDETRVNAFLEAAPQMVGFFHDHTSLRFVNGAKIADIQAWQPGASSGGRQVGPKPINARRLSKSLRRKLRPQMYETSFLGMGIMAGPDLQHFLHATTSVKGFLHAARRVALHTLDLSTHRRGMHLVNGPALVARLAKSAEDLGVKLYVNAPATRLLTEHGKVNGAVVSTPRGDVTIHARRGTVLATGGFPHDDERRRALFPKGTGVDHQALAPAATTGDGIRLAEEVGGVLDTTGASPAAWCPVSPIKLPNGRTGRFPHIVDRAKPGLLAVMRDGRRFVNEANGYYDYVTAMIDATPQGEEVISWLICDHRFQRRYPFGMAKPFPVPQWPYLRNGYMTRGRTLEELAQTCGIDPVQLRRTVDEFNQHARQGEDPEFQRGTTPFNRGSGDYAHGPNPSLAPLEKGPFYAIKVLPGSFGTFAGLNTDDRARVLNATGEAIPGLYAAGCDQANVMRGHYPSGGINIGPAMTFGYIAARHAANATAYETE from the coding sequence ATGAGTGCCCAAGCCACCACCACGACCAACCCCGAACAGGCGAAAACAAGGGAGATGGACTGCGACCTGTTGGTCATCGGGTCGGGCGCCGGCGGCCTGTCGGCCGCGGTCACCGCCGCCTGGCACGGCCTGAAGGTGGTCGTGGTCGAGAAGGACCCGGTCTGTGGCGGCGCCACCGCCTGGTCCGGCGGCTGGATGTGGACACCACGCCACCCCCTCGCCCAGGCCGAAGGCCCCGTCGAGGACATCGACCAGCCACGCACCTACCTCAAGAACGTCTTGGGCAAGGACTTCGACGAGACACGGGTGAACGCCTTCCTCGAGGCCGCTCCCCAGATGGTCGGCTTCTTCCACGACCACACCAGCCTGCGCTTCGTCAACGGCGCCAAGATCGCCGACATCCAGGCGTGGCAGCCCGGAGCGAGCAGCGGCGGCCGTCAGGTGGGGCCCAAGCCGATCAACGCACGCCGCCTGAGCAAGTCCCTGCGCCGCAAACTGCGCCCGCAGATGTACGAGACCTCGTTCCTCGGAATGGGCATCATGGCCGGCCCGGACCTGCAGCACTTCCTGCACGCCACCACCTCGGTCAAGGGCTTCCTCCACGCCGCCCGGCGCGTCGCCCTCCACACACTGGACCTCTCCACGCATCGGCGCGGTATGCACCTGGTCAACGGGCCGGCGCTCGTGGCCCGACTGGCGAAGTCCGCCGAGGACCTGGGCGTGAAGCTCTATGTCAACGCCCCCGCCACACGCCTGCTCACCGAACACGGCAAGGTCAACGGAGCCGTGGTCTCCACCCCGCGGGGCGACGTCACCATCCACGCCCGCCGCGGCACGGTCCTGGCCACCGGCGGCTTCCCGCACGACGACGAGCGGCGCCGCGCCCTCTTCCCCAAGGGCACCGGCGTGGACCACCAGGCCCTGGCCCCCGCCGCCACCACCGGCGACGGCATTCGCCTCGCCGAGGAGGTCGGCGGAGTCCTCGACACCACCGGCGCCTCCCCCGCCGCCTGGTGCCCGGTCTCCCCCATCAAGCTTCCCAACGGCCGTACCGGCAGGTTCCCCCACATCGTCGACCGCGCAAAGCCCGGACTTCTCGCGGTGATGCGCGACGGCCGACGCTTCGTCAACGAAGCGAACGGCTACTACGACTACGTCACCGCCATGATCGACGCCACCCCGCAGGGAGAAGAAGTGATCTCCTGGCTCATCTGCGACCACCGGTTCCAGCGCCGCTACCCCTTCGGCATGGCCAAGCCGTTCCCGGTCCCGCAGTGGCCCTACCTGCGCAATGGATACATGACGCGCGGACGCACCCTGGAGGAACTCGCGCAGACCTGCGGCATCGACCCGGTCCAACTCCGGCGCACCGTCGACGAGTTCAACCAGCACGCACGCCAGGGAGAGGACCCCGAGTTCCAGCGGGGCACCACCCCCTTCAACCGCGGCTCCGGTGACTACGCGCACGGCCCCAACCCGTCCCTGGCTCCACTGGAGAAGGGCCCCTTCTACGCGATCAAGGTGCTGCCCGGCAGCTTCGGAACCTTCGCCGGCCTGAACACCGACGACCGGGCGCGGGTGCTGAACGCGACCGGCGAGGCGATCCCCGGCCTGTACGCGGCGGGTTGCGACCAGGCCAACGTGATGCGTGGCCACTACCCGTCCGGTGGCATCAACATCGGCCCCGCCATGACCTTCGGCTACATCGCCGCCCGTCACGCCGCCAACGCCACCGCATACGAGACCGAGTAG
- a CDS encoding LacI family DNA-binding transcriptional regulator produces MVTSVDLARQLGLSQTTVSRALRGHPSVTEKTRRRVIDAAQALGYRPDAAARMLVTRRAKALGVVVADLRSPLYPPAIAAIQERSAARGYRMALIRDPEETHDADALEVLNEAIVDGLIFMSATDDSPGVAQVAARHMPMVLLSRDFSDLRADTVMSEDRAGGALVAHHLGELGHHRIAMLSVPRTVSNGREREDGMRDALRERGLDLPEEYVRRGPIDHESGLEMARSLLAVEPRPTAIFCSTDSFAFAALDAASQLGIRVPEELSVVGFDDSEPARWSMINLTTVHQPFTEMATKAVDVLIDRLEGRADSEFSQTVFPVRLIERGTTAAPA; encoded by the coding sequence ATGGTGACGAGTGTCGACCTGGCACGGCAGCTGGGTCTTTCCCAGACGACGGTGTCCCGGGCGCTGCGCGGACATCCCTCCGTGACGGAGAAGACCCGTCGACGCGTGATCGACGCGGCGCAGGCGCTCGGATACCGGCCCGATGCCGCGGCCCGGATGCTGGTCACGCGTCGAGCGAAGGCGCTCGGCGTGGTTGTGGCCGACCTGAGGAGCCCCCTGTACCCGCCGGCGATCGCGGCGATCCAGGAGCGGTCGGCGGCGCGCGGCTATCGGATGGCCCTCATCCGCGACCCTGAGGAAACGCACGACGCGGACGCCCTGGAGGTCCTGAACGAGGCGATCGTCGACGGGCTGATCTTCATGTCCGCGACGGACGACTCCCCGGGAGTGGCCCAGGTGGCGGCACGTCACATGCCGATGGTGCTTCTCAGTCGCGACTTCTCGGACCTGCGCGCGGACACCGTCATGAGCGAGGACCGAGCGGGCGGTGCACTGGTCGCACATCACCTGGGCGAGCTGGGACACCACAGGATCGCGATGCTGTCGGTCCCGCGCACGGTGAGCAATGGCCGTGAGCGCGAGGACGGCATGCGGGACGCGCTCCGGGAACGTGGCCTGGATCTCCCGGAGGAGTACGTGCGGCGAGGGCCCATCGATCACGAGAGCGGGTTGGAGATGGCCCGTTCGTTGTTGGCGGTGGAGCCGCGACCGACCGCGATTTTCTGCTCGACGGACTCTTTCGCGTTCGCGGCGCTGGATGCGGCGTCGCAGCTCGGGATCCGGGTCCCCGAGGAGTTGTCCGTGGTCGGGTTCGACGACTCGGAACCGGCTCGGTGGTCGATGATCAACCTCACCACGGTGCACCAGCCGTTCACGGAGATGGCGACGAAGGCGGTGGACGTGCTCATCGACCGGCTCGAGGGCCGGGCAGACAGCGAGTTCTCCCAGACGGTCTTCCCGGTGCGACTGATCGAGCGGGGCACGACCGCCGCGCCGGCGTGA
- a CDS encoding MBL fold metallo-hydrolase, with product MGIASAVAVGDRYYLVDAGSGVGGRLHDSGLGEPGVLDTLAAVFLTHLHSDHVVDLNNLLSFGAFNGLESSGRSVPVWGPGNRGSLPPLYGQPPAPEPVAPDNPTPGTREMLELMARTYATDFNDRAFDNRKPLPSQLVEGRDVPIPQ from the coding sequence ATGGGGATCGCCTCTGCGGTGGCCGTGGGAGACCGGTACTACCTTGTTGATGCGGGATCGGGTGTCGGCGGACGACTGCACGATTCCGGGCTCGGGGAACCGGGTGTCCTCGATACGCTCGCCGCGGTCTTCCTCACCCACCTCCACTCCGACCACGTCGTCGACTTGAACAACCTGCTGTCCTTCGGGGCCTTCAACGGCCTGGAGAGTTCCGGCCGTTCTGTGCCGGTGTGGGGCCCCGGCAACAGAGGTTCCCTGCCCCCGCTGTACGGTCAACCGCCCGCACCGGAACCAGTCGCCCCGGACAATCCCACACCGGGCACCCGCGAGATGCTCGAGCTGATGGCCCGTACGTATGCCACGGACTTCAACGACCGCGCGTTCGACAACCGCAAGCCGCTCCCTTCACAGCTCGTCGAGGGCAGGGACGTTCCCATACCGCAGTAA
- a CDS encoding intradiol ring-cleavage dioxygenase, with protein sequence MTFSPDISDEQRTREDELVERVLRSFDGCQDPRLDQVLRSLVRHLHGFLREVRLTEAEWQSGIDFLTAVGHITDATRQEFVLLSDVLGASMQTIAMNNEAHGNATEATVFGPFFVEDAPRIDNGGDITFGAKGQPCWVEGTVTDADGNPVSDARLDVWEADDDGFYDVQYAEDHRAGRAQLSTDKDGTYRFWAVTPTPYPIPHDGPVGRMLAAAGRSPMRASHLHFMVTAPGARRLVTHIFVRGDGLLASDAVFGVKESLVKEFVRQPAGTPAPDGRLLDGDWTRVRFDIVLAPSAPSGVR encoded by the coding sequence ATGACGTTCTCCCCTGACATCTCCGACGAACAGCGGACCCGCGAGGACGAACTCGTCGAGCGTGTGCTGCGCTCCTTCGACGGGTGCCAGGACCCTCGGCTTGACCAGGTACTGCGTTCGCTCGTACGGCATCTGCACGGCTTCTTGCGCGAGGTCCGGCTCACCGAGGCGGAGTGGCAGTCGGGCATCGACTTCCTGACCGCCGTGGGACACATCACCGACGCCACACGGCAGGAGTTCGTCCTGCTGTCCGACGTGCTCGGCGCATCGATGCAGACCATCGCCATGAACAACGAAGCGCACGGCAATGCCACTGAGGCCACCGTCTTTGGGCCGTTCTTCGTCGAGGACGCGCCGCGCATCGACAACGGGGGTGACATCACCTTCGGCGCCAAAGGACAGCCGTGCTGGGTGGAGGGCACTGTCACCGACGCGGATGGCAATCCCGTTTCGGACGCGCGCCTCGACGTGTGGGAGGCCGATGACGACGGGTTCTACGATGTGCAGTACGCCGAGGACCACCGGGCAGGAAGGGCCCAGCTGTCCACAGACAAGGACGGCACCTACCGCTTCTGGGCGGTCACGCCCACGCCGTATCCGATTCCGCACGACGGTCCGGTAGGCCGGATGCTGGCGGCCGCCGGCCGGTCACCCATGCGCGCGTCGCACCTGCACTTCATGGTGACCGCGCCGGGTGCCCGTCGGCTGGTGACTCATATCTTCGTGCGCGGGGACGGGTTGCTCGCCTCGGACGCGGTCTTCGGCGTGAAGGAGTCGCTGGTCAAGGAGTTCGTAAGGCAGCCGGCCGGCACACCGGCGCCCGACGGCCGTCTGCTGGACGGAGACTGGACACGGGTGAGGTTCGACATTGTCCTCGCACCTTCCGCGCCGTCAGGCGTGCGGTGA
- a CDS encoding NAD(P)/FAD-dependent oxidoreductase, which yields MAEVSGALSRDIVVVGASVAGLHAAHAVAKMGRGLSVMVIGERVRPRYNLPLADRTGLTGPTDLDSTTLRALSQLGSQGVDLRLGARASELDLANQRILVGNGSVSYRALVIACGCAPTIPALLTEESRVYTVGQREEVSALRAVLADPSLAVAVIGAGLAGGETASRLRRAGRTVSLVDGSPEPMGRFGAVAVNSYAALHHRAGVAPCFGDGVVEVVKDGLRRRLRLSSGTLVPADVIVIADGHRPATEWLESSGLALRDGIVCDAGLQAYNHVFAAGDAARWSNPRYGTRMRGEQWTNAADQGRIAGLNAARSITRGAPDSYAGIPYRRSYQHGVRIQLTGFLNGDERVVTQRTGEGEVALFGRENVLHGALAFEHQYLFDEVRAMLTDGVAWDAALAHVGAAVSTGRVPARSGPRLHDIGIRNAICHDVLP from the coding sequence ATGGCTGAGGTGTCCGGGGCTCTGTCCCGGGACATCGTCGTCGTGGGCGCCTCCGTGGCCGGGCTGCACGCGGCTCATGCGGTCGCGAAGATGGGCCGAGGGCTCTCGGTCATGGTGATCGGTGAACGTGTACGGCCCCGCTACAACCTGCCGCTGGCTGACAGGACGGGACTCACCGGCCCGACCGACCTCGACTCGACCACACTGCGTGCCTTGAGTCAGCTCGGCAGCCAGGGCGTGGACCTTCGGTTGGGAGCCCGGGCGAGCGAACTCGACCTCGCCAACCAGCGGATTCTGGTCGGAAACGGCAGCGTCTCCTACCGCGCGCTGGTCATCGCCTGCGGCTGCGCACCCACGATCCCGGCACTCCTCACCGAAGAGTCACGGGTCTACACGGTCGGGCAACGCGAAGAAGTGTCGGCGTTGCGCGCCGTGCTGGCCGACCCCTCCCTGGCCGTCGCCGTCATCGGAGCGGGACTGGCCGGTGGCGAGACGGCGTCGCGGCTCCGGCGCGCGGGCCGCACGGTGTCGCTTGTCGATGGCTCGCCCGAGCCGATGGGACGTTTCGGCGCCGTCGCGGTGAACTCTTATGCCGCGCTGCACCATCGGGCCGGAGTCGCGCCCTGCTTCGGTGACGGAGTCGTCGAGGTCGTCAAGGACGGCCTGCGCCGACGCCTGCGGCTGAGCAGCGGGACGCTGGTGCCGGCCGACGTGATCGTCATCGCCGATGGGCACCGGCCCGCAACTGAATGGCTGGAGTCGTCCGGACTTGCTCTCCGGGACGGCATCGTCTGCGACGCGGGGCTACAGGCGTACAACCATGTCTTTGCGGCCGGGGACGCCGCCCGTTGGTCCAACCCTCGCTACGGCACCCGCATGCGGGGCGAGCAATGGACGAACGCCGCCGACCAGGGCCGCATCGCAGGCCTCAACGCCGCGCGGTCGATCACCCGCGGAGCCCCCGATTCGTATGCCGGCATTCCGTACCGGCGCTCCTACCAACACGGAGTGCGCATTCAACTCACCGGGTTCCTCAATGGGGACGAGCGGGTCGTCACCCAGCGGACGGGCGAGGGCGAGGTCGCTCTGTTCGGCCGCGAGAACGTTCTGCACGGCGCCCTTGCCTTTGAGCACCAGTACCTCTTCGACGAGGTGCGCGCGATGCTGACGGACGGGGTGGCGTGGGACGCCGCACTGGCACACGTCGGTGCCGCAGTCAGTACCGGCCGTGTCCCGGCGCGCTCCGGTCCCCGACTCCACGACATCGGTATAAGGAATGCGATCTGCCATGACGTTCTCCCCTGA
- a CDS encoding sugar phosphate isomerase/epimerase family protein, translated as MDVTFGLAHLSALHLDPPSMVTAASEAGFAAVGVRVFPATGTEARYPIAAGAPMTAETVRRCRSTGVSVLDVEAFTLDGARGPAEWMPALEAGAELGARILNVIGGDPDSSRLQDTLAVLAADASRFGIRPCLEPISYQCVDTVAKAARLAEGTGAGIMLDVLHFVRAGGAVADLEALPTGVVEVIQLCDGPATVPDLPTPTELPLGQSVDGSSRQIESRAHRLTPGSGVFPLSDILRALPNVPISVEVPSVARVAREGAGAHLKDLHRATTTLLTSPDTAGVR; from the coding sequence GTGGACGTCACGTTCGGGCTCGCTCACTTGTCGGCCCTGCATCTGGATCCGCCCTCCATGGTCACCGCGGCGAGCGAGGCCGGCTTTGCCGCGGTCGGTGTGCGGGTCTTCCCCGCCACCGGGACCGAGGCCCGCTATCCGATCGCGGCGGGGGCGCCGATGACAGCCGAGACGGTTCGGCGTTGTCGCAGCACCGGTGTCTCGGTCCTGGACGTCGAGGCCTTCACCCTCGACGGAGCGCGCGGGCCCGCCGAGTGGATGCCCGCGCTGGAGGCCGGGGCAGAACTCGGCGCGCGCATCCTGAACGTCATCGGGGGAGACCCCGATTCGTCCCGACTGCAAGACACACTTGCCGTGTTGGCGGCCGACGCGTCCCGCTTCGGTATCCGCCCCTGCCTCGAACCGATCTCCTACCAGTGCGTCGACACCGTCGCGAAGGCCGCGCGGCTGGCCGAGGGGACAGGGGCCGGGATCATGCTCGATGTCCTGCACTTCGTGCGCGCGGGCGGCGCGGTCGCCGACCTCGAAGCGCTGCCCACCGGGGTCGTCGAGGTGATCCAGCTCTGCGACGGCCCGGCCACGGTCCCCGACCTGCCCACACCGACGGAACTCCCGCTCGGGCAGAGCGTCGACGGTTCCTCGCGGCAGATCGAGTCCCGGGCGCATCGCCTGACACCCGGATCGGGGGTCTTCCCTCTGAGCGACATTCTGCGCGCGCTACCGAATGTGCCGATCAGCGTCGAGGTACCCAGCGTCGCCCGGGTCGCGCGCGAAGGCGCCGGAGCGCACCTCAAGGATCTCCACCGGGCCACCACCACACTGCTCACCTCCCCCGACACTGCAGGAGTCCGCTGA
- a CDS encoding acyl-CoA dehydrogenase family protein — MTMSSSATVSDLETSDAELVGRATGLVPLIREYAAQGSEARRVVPEVVKALEDADIFRLLVPKRYGGHGTTLRTAVDAVAEVARGDGSTGWIAALMTVATGFASTASAQAQEEIFGAHPKAKLCGIFSLGGKSERVDGGYLISGRWPYASGSFAADWGSLGISLESGEAAMALVPAETWTIEPTWFVTGMKGTGSDTIVIEDHFVPDHRIHSVKDRSEERYRTPHPDDRMASMALNAVAAAILVAPQIGLGRHALEITRAKLPHKPVAYTGYQEARLSPTHQIGVANAATKLHLAELTMYRMCLDLDRAADERRLPDLETRARIRNDTGVVAELVKDAIDMLLTANGAGSFAEVNVLNRIWRDSGTAARHALVTPEIGKEAYGRLLLGNEEPTIAL; from the coding sequence ATGACAATGTCGTCCAGCGCCACAGTGTCGGATCTCGAAACCTCTGACGCCGAGCTGGTGGGCCGCGCCACCGGCCTGGTCCCGCTGATCCGTGAGTACGCCGCGCAAGGTTCCGAGGCGCGGCGAGTGGTCCCCGAGGTGGTCAAGGCGCTGGAGGACGCGGACATCTTCCGTCTGCTCGTGCCCAAGCGGTACGGCGGCCACGGGACGACGCTGCGCACCGCCGTCGACGCCGTGGCCGAGGTGGCCCGTGGTGATGGTTCGACCGGATGGATCGCCGCGCTGATGACCGTCGCCACGGGATTCGCCTCGACTGCCTCCGCTCAGGCACAGGAGGAGATCTTCGGTGCGCATCCGAAGGCGAAGCTGTGCGGCATCTTCTCCCTGGGAGGCAAGTCGGAGCGGGTCGACGGCGGCTACCTGATCAGTGGCCGCTGGCCTTACGCCTCGGGTTCCTTCGCTGCCGACTGGGGGAGCCTGGGAATCTCCCTCGAGAGCGGCGAGGCCGCGATGGCGTTGGTCCCGGCGGAAACATGGACGATCGAGCCGACCTGGTTCGTCACCGGGATGAAGGGCACGGGCAGCGACACCATCGTGATCGAAGACCACTTCGTTCCCGATCACCGGATTCATTCGGTCAAAGACCGCTCCGAGGAACGCTACCGAACGCCCCACCCTGATGACCGGATGGCTTCGATGGCCCTCAACGCGGTCGCCGCCGCCATTCTCGTCGCACCGCAGATCGGTCTGGGCCGGCACGCGCTGGAGATCACCCGGGCCAAGCTGCCCCACAAGCCGGTGGCCTACACCGGCTACCAGGAGGCAAGGCTCTCCCCCACCCACCAGATCGGCGTGGCGAACGCGGCCACCAAGCTGCACCTGGCCGAGCTGACGATGTACCGCATGTGCCTCGACCTCGACCGGGCCGCGGACGAACGCCGGCTGCCCGACCTGGAGACTCGCGCTCGGATCCGCAACGACACCGGCGTGGTCGCCGAACTGGTCAAGGACGCGATCGACATGCTGCTGACCGCCAACGGTGCCGGCTCCTTCGCCGAGGTCAACGTGCTCAACCGCATCTGGCGGGACTCCGGGACCGCCGCCCGGCATGCCCTCGTCACCCCCGAGATCGGCAAGGAGGCCTACGGCCGACTGCTGCTCGGCAACGAAGAACCGACGATCGCGCTGTGA